TGGTGCTTTGGGGGATTTACTTATTTTTTGAGCTTTTGAGGGCTGTTTTTAGAAATCAAGTTTTGTCAATGCTCTGGGATTTTTCAAACAGCCTCAGATCACTCTACCTTTAGCACCGTTAGAAAGGCTTCTTGGGGAAGTTCCACCTTTCCAAACTGCTTTAATCTCTTTTTCCCTTCCTTTTGCTTTTCTAAAAGCTTTTTCTTCCTTGTGATGTCTCCACCGTAGCACTTTGCTGTGACATTTGCTCTCAATGGAGGTATTCTTTCTGAGGCTATGATCTTGTTGCCTATACCTGCTTGAACTTTGACCTCAAAGAGTTGCCTTGGGATCACTTCCTTGAGTTTTTCTACCAACTGTCTTGCCCTTCTGTAAGCTTTATCTCTGTGAACTATGAAAGAAAGCGCGTCTACGGGTTCATTGTTTATAAACACGTTTAGTTTTACAAGGTCTTCCTCTCTGAAGCCTAAAAACTCATAATCGTAAGATGCATAACCCTTTGAAACACCCTTAATCTTATCGTGAAAGTCCATAATGACCTCACTAAGGGGCATTTCGTACTCAAGCATGACCGTGTTGGGATCAAGGTATACAAACTTCTTTTGGATACCTCGCTTTTCCTGACACAGACTCATAATATTTCCCACATAGTCTTTAGGTGTGATTATAGTGATCAGCACAAAAGGCTCTTCTATGGCATCAATATAACCCCAATTCTCGGGAAGTTCCGAAGGATTCCTTATCTCCTTTATTTCTCCATTTTTTAGTCTTACCCTGTAGACCACGCTGGGTGCTGTGGTGATGATACTAACTCCGTATTCCCTCTCTAATCTCTCTTGGACTATCTCCATGTGCAAAAGTCCCAAGAAGCCGACCCTAAAACCGAGCCCTAAGGCTGGTGATGTTTCGGGTTCGTACTGAATGGCAGCATCGTTTATAGAGTACTTTTCAAGAGCATCTCTTAACTCTTCGTAAGTGTATCCCTCTGAAGGATATATACCTGCATAAACCATGGGTTTAGCAGGTCTAAAGCCAGGCACTGGACTGCTTGCGGGATTTTTTGCGTCTGTTATGGTATCCCCTATCTTTATGTCTCTCACATCCTTTATGGATGCAGCTATGTATCCCACCTCACCTGCGCTGAGTTTCTCAAACTTGGTCATCTTGGGAGTTTGCGCTCCAACCTCTGTTACCTCAAACTCCTTGCCTGTAGAGAAGAGTCTTATGCGCATACCGGGTTTTACCTCACCGTCAAAGACCCTCACAAAGGCTACCGCACCTCTATAAGGGTCATAGTAAGAGTCAAAGATAAGAGCCTTCAGAGGAGCTTGAGCATTTCCTTTTGGTGGTGGTATGCGCTTGACTATGGCTTCAAGCACTTGCTTTATGCCTATGCCTTCCTTTGCGGATATAAGAAGGACATCTTCTGAGGGAAGACCCAGTATGTCCTCTATCTGTTTTTTAACCCTTTCTGGGTCCGCAGAAGGCAGGTCAATCTTGTTTATTACTGGCAGGATCACCAAATCTTGTTCTACAGCCTTCCAAAAGTTAGCTACTGTTTGAGCCTCTATTCCTTGCGTTGCATCTACTAAGAGTATAGCCCCTTCACACGCAGCAAGAGCCCTTGAAACCTCATAAGAGAAATCCACGTGTCCCGGTGTGTCTATAAGGTGTAGAGTATAAGTATTTCCATCTTCTGCCCTGTAGAACATCTTAACCGCCTGAAGTTTAATGGTTATACCTCTTTCCCTTTCTATCTCTAAGGTGTCTAACATCTGATCTTTTAGCTCTCGCCTTGAGACGCTCCCAGTGTATTCAAGAAGTCTGTCCGCAAGGGTAGATTTGCCATGATCTACATGCGCTATTATGGAGAAGTTTCTTATGAGCTCCATAGTATTTATAAATTTAAGAGCTTTTTCCGAAGTCTAAGTTCAGAAAAACAAGGCATAACCTTTCAAACAGAACTAAATTGCTCTGTTTTTTATTTACCCTGCAGGATCTAAAACCTCCTATCCATGAGGACTTGGAGAAAACCAAGTTTAAGAAGCTTTGTTAATGGATATTTTAGGAATAACAATCCCACACAGTGGGCTTACAAACTTAAGCCAAGTACTCAAGTCCAGTCTCAAGGACTACATGCTGTCTCAATCCCACACGGTGGGCTAAAAAACTCTTTGTCCAATGCACTGTTAGATACTCATGTGCATTGTCGCAATCCCACACAGTGGGCTAAAAAACCTAAAGTGTATAAGATTGTGCATGAGGTTTTAGAAAGGTCGCAATCCCACACAGTGGGCTAAAAAACGAAACACTGATAATCTATGCGAGCAGAAGCGGAAGGTTATAGTCGCAATCCCACACAGTGGGCTAAAAAACGAGATGATAGTTGTATCTATGGCATGCACTATCAAGATAGGAGAGAGGTCGCAATCCCACACAGTGGGCTAAAAAACTTGGCATTGTAAAAGGCTTTCCCTTCTCAGTTATAGGGTCGCAATCCCACACAGTGGGCTAAAAAACGTAGCCATGCTGAGGTATGTACATCCAGAAAACATTGGTCGCAATCCCACACAGTGGGCTAAAAAACATCAGTACCCACAACTATTCTTTGATCTCAAGAAATAGTCGCAATCCCACACAGTGGGCTAAAAAACCCCAAATCCTTACATGCTTGATCTCATTCTCTCTCAAGCATTTCACCAGAGGGCTACCCTCTTTAAATGAAGTTAATTTTCGGAAATTTTCAGTTCCCAAAAATGGGCTAAAAAAGTACAACTTATAAGTATTGGAACTCAATTATCCCCAAAGTACCTCATCAAAACATCAAAATGCCAAAGTGTTTTGATGCACACATAAAAGCTATATAGCCCTCTTCTCCTACAAACACAAACCCTATTCAGTTGTCAAGATAACAAGGGTCAGTTTCCTGACCCTCAGTTCCAGCTTGGTAGATAATCTACCACACTTTACGAGAAAATGCAAGAGTATAAAGAAACTCTTTGTAGCAGGTCTTCATCGTAGGGAGATCTTTTGCTACTTTTCAAACAGCTTCACTACTATATGAGACTTTCCTTTAATGTCTTTACTCTTTCCTTGAGTTCGGAAAGTATCATAAGAGCTTGCAGAGGTGTGGTGTGTGCTATGTCAATACTTTCAATGTGTTGTAAGATTTCCTGCCACTTGTGTTCTTTTTCTATATGGACGCTCTGTATATAAACCTTCTCAAGAAAAGGAACTTGGTACTCTGAGAGTATCTCTTCTGCACGCCTTATGACCTTTTCGGGAAGTCCTGCCATTTTAGCTACTTCTATCCCAAAGCTTCCTTCTGCTTTTCCTCGCGTGAGTCTGTATAGGAAAAGGAGCTTATCTTGGTTTTTGGATATGGCCATGTGATAGTTTTTTATACAAGGGAAGCGCTCCTCAAGCTTGGTGATCTCCAAGTAGTGGGTGGCAATAAGAGTCCTTGCTTTTATGTTTTCTGCTATGTATTCTAAAATAGCCTTACTCAGGGCTATGCCGTCATAAGTGGAAGTCCCCCTTCCCACTTCGTCAAGAATTATTAGGCTTCTTTCGTCCGCAGAGTTAAGTATGCTTGCCACTTCCAGCATCTCATTCATAAAGGTGGATACCCCCAACGCTAACATGTCTCCAGAACCTATGCGTGCGTGCAAAGAAGAAACTGTACCTATGCGTGCATACTCACACGGTAAGAAAGAACCCATATGTGCCATTAGGGTCAGTACCGCCACCTGCCTTATATAACTGGACTTTCCCGCCATATTAGGACCTGTGATGACTATGATGAGCTCATCTTCCGTTATGTGCGTATCGTTGGGAACATAATCCTTTACAAAGGCGCATATAAGTGGGTGTTTCCCTTCCTTTATCTCTATGACCTTTTCATCAGTAATTATGGGCTTTTTCCACCCCTGCTCAAGGGCTAAGTACGCCAAAGACTGAATGTAGTCTAAGTATCCTATCGCTTGGGCACTCTTTGCTATGTTTTCTACCTTTGAGAGCACCCTTTCCTTTAACTCTAAGAATATCTCGTATTCAAGGTCCTTTATCCTTGTTTGAGCGGAAAGTATTTTTTCTTCCATAAGGGAGAGCTCATCCGTGATGAATCTTTCAGAATTACTAAGAGTCTGTCTTCTTTTAAAATACTTAGGCACATGCTTGAGATTGGGTTTAGTGACTTCTATGTAGAAGCCCATAACTCTGTTGTAGCCTATCTTTAGGCTCTGAATGTTGGTTTCTTTTCGCAGTTTCTCTTCGTATTCTTTCACAAGCTTTTCGGAATTCCTCAGTATGTCCCTAAGATGATCAAGTTCTGGATGCACACCGTCCTTTATTAAACCACCCTCTTTTAGATGCAGTGGTGGATCATCTACAAGGGTAGTGTCTATGTCCAGTGCTATATCTCTGAGATCCTCCATATCTTGCAACTGCTCTTTTAGTACTTCAGAAGAGAAGCCTACATTCATGAGTTTTTCTCTAAGATCAGCTAATAAGAAAAGGGCTTTTTTTAGAAGGACAAAATCTTTCGGTGTTGCAAGATTTCCGCTTATTTTAGATGTAAGTCTTTCCAAATCCGGCATGTCCTCTAAAATTTCCCTTATCTGCAAAAGCAGTTCCCTTCTATTTATTAACTCTTCGACCGCAGATTGCATCTTAAGGATCCTTTCTTTGCTTCTGAAAGGATGCAGAATGTGAAACTTGAGCCTTCTTTTGCCCATTCCAGTGAGAGTTCTGTTTATGACGCTAAAGAGAGATATATCTTCGCGTCCTTCGTAACTCTCAAGAAGCTCAAGCCCACGCCTTGCCCTGTAGTCTATCCTAACATACCCTTCATCTGCATAAGGTCTTGGCTTTTTCACAAAGGGTGTAAAGCTCTTTTGAGTGTTTTTAAGGTAAAGGTAGGCACCTCCGCACGGGATTAGTTCTTCTTGGGATTCAAACCCCAAAGCCTTACTGTTGTATACGTTAAAATCCTTAAAGAGTACCCTAAGACCTTCCGTAAAGTAATCCTCGTCAAGCTCTGTCCTGTAAGCTTTTATAAGCTTCTCAAACTCAAAGTCTGTGCCCTTTTTGAGAAGAACTTCTTTTGGAGAAAACTTACACATAAATTCGTAGGCCTGCTCCTTTGAAAAAGCACCTGCAACAAACTCTCCCGTTGAAGGGTTAAGGTATGCGCAAAAGTACTTTTTACCTTTGTTGTATACGCACACAAGCCCAGATAATTCCTTCTCAAAGTAAGTACCCGGTGTTATAACTCTGATGACATCCCTTTTGACTATACCCTTTGCCTGACTTGCATCTTCTAACTGCTCACATATGGCTACCTTGTAGCCTTTGGATACGAGTCTGTTTATGTATGTGGAAGAAGAATGGTATGGCACACCGCACATGGGAATTCTTTCTCTTCCCTTACCGCTTGGTCTTGATGTAAGAACAAGGCCCAGTTCCTTAGAGCCTATGTGAGCATCTTCATAAAAAAGCTCGTAAAAATCCCCAAGGCGAAAAAGGAGAAGACAGTCTGGATAGAGTCTTTTAAAGTGGTGATACTGAGAGAGCATAGGCGTAAGGTCATCATCACTTGGCGTATTCCACATGTCTTGTCTCCCTTATAACCACTACCTTTATCTGTCCTGGGTACTCCATCTCTTCCTCTATCTTTCTTGCTATTTCTTTTGAAAGCATGTAGGCTTCCTCATCGCTTATCTCTTCAGGATTTACTATGATCCTCACTTCTCTACCTGCCTGCACCGCATAGGCGTTGGCTACACCTTTGAAGGACTTTACTATGCTTTCAAGCTTTTCAAGTCTTTTAAGATAGGTTTCCAAGCTTTCCCTTCTTGCACCAGGCCTTGCTGCTGATAGGGCATCTGCTGCGCAAACAAGAGCAACTTCTGGATATCTCACTGGCTCTTCGTTGTGATGAGCCCTTATGGCGTTTAGCACTGGGTCAGGTTCTCCGTACTTTTTGCAAAGCTCTATACCTATGTCTGTGTGAGATCCACCAAGCTCGTGGGATATGGACTTGCCTATGTCGTGTAAAAGTCCTGCCCTTCTTGCCATCTTGGCATCAAGCCCCAACTCCTCAGCCATAAGTCCTGCAAGGTATGCTACCTCTTTGGAGTGTAAAAGAACATTCTGAGAGTAGCTTGTCCTAAAGTACAGCTTTCCTATGTAGTAGTATAGACCGGGATTTATGTCGTAGAGTCCAAGCTCAACACAAGTTTCTTCTCCCATCTTTCTTATCTTATCATCCATCTCTTTCTTGACTTGATTTACTACCTCTTCTATACGCGCAGGGTGTATTCTTCCATCTTCTATGAGTATCTGCAAAGCTTCTTTGGCTATCTCTCTCCTTAGGGGATCAAAGGACGATATGGTTACTACATCAGGTGTGTCATCTATTATAAGGTCCACACCTGTTAAAAGCTCAAAGGTTCTTATGTTTCTACCCTCCCTTCCTATGATCCTACCTTTAAACTCGTTGCTGGGAAGTTCTACTGTGGTTGTTGTGTAGTTTATGGCTATTTCTGGTGATAATCTCTGTATGGCTGTGGTTATGACTTTTTTGGCTTCAAACTCTGCTCTCTCTCTTGTTTCTTCCTCTATTCGTTTGAATATCTTTATAGCTTCTATCTTGGCTTCTTCTTCTGCTCTCTTGAGAATTTCCGCTCTTGCTTCCTCCATACTCATGGATGCTATTCTCTGTAGCTCAAGCATTTCCTTCTGAATCAAAGACTCTATCTCTTTTTCTTTTTGGTAAATGCTGCTTAGTCTTTCTTCTGCCTCTTTTTGAAGTTTTTCAAGCTGTTTTTCTGCGTCTCTTATGTCCTTTTCTCTTCTGTATAGCTCTTCTTCTCTTCTTTCCAAAACCTCAAGACGCCTCTCAAGTTGGTGTTCCTTCTGCATAAGGCTTTGCTCTAATTTCTGGATCTGCGCCCTTTTTTCCCTGATCTCCTCTTCTACCTCCTTCCGTCTGTTTTCCAGTTCCTCTTTTATTTTTTCTGCTTCTCCTTTGGCTCTTGCAAGTATGCTCTGGGCTTCTTCTTTGGAGAGTCTTATGTATTTTTCTGCCTCTTCCTTAGCTATACTGAGAATTCTTTCCGCTTCTGCTTGAGCTCTTTGAACTATCTGCCTGGCTTCCATTTCCACTCTCTGTATATCTACCTGAGGCATCTCTTTTTGCTGGCTTTTTCCCAACAGTTTTGAAACCAAAAATCCTACCCCACCAGAGAGTAAAACCACTATAAATAAGACTAACAACACTTCAGCACTCATACCTTTTACCTCCTTTTAAGATGTATGATTCGGTGACCAGCACATCTACAGGCTGGTCCCATTCGTCTGTAGGTATCTCTTGCACCACTTGAAAACTGTAAGCTACTCCAATCTTTACCCCCATTATCTTTTGAAGAAGTCTGTCGTAATAACCTCTGCCAAAGCCTATTCTGTATCCTCTTTCGTCAAAGACCACTCCGGGCACTATGGCAAGCTCTACCTCATAAGGGGAAAACTCTTTTCCTCCCATTGGTTCTGGTATGCAAAAAGATCCGGGCTTTATCTGTTCTTGACTTGTAATGCTATAGAGTTTTAGCTCTTGTCCTTCCACCTTGGGAAGAAGAACTCGCTTTTTAAGAGAGAGAGACTCCCATATGAGAGAAGTGAGATCCGGCTCTTTCCTTATAGGGCAGTAAAGTAGGATATTTTTAGCTTCCTTGAACTCTTTGAGGCTTTTGAGCTTAGCCTTTATCTTTTCCGAGTATATACTTCTTTCTTCCTCGGTGAGGGTATCTCTTTTATTTAAAAATTCCTTTCTTAGCTCGCTCTTTTTTAGCAACTTCATCTTCCGCCTCCTTTCTCAGGAGGGGAAGGCAAGAAACCCACCCGTGTGGTGGCAGGAAGGCTCCGGTGGGCCCCAATCCCTATAGGTGGGTGCTCTCCCGGAACGCCCTTAGGACTGTTCCGGAGCCGAGCTCCCTACTGGCTCACCTTGTGGACCCCAAATTAAACCTCTCTACCACCAACAGGGCAGGCTCTATCTAAGTTTCGCACCAAAACTTTCCTCAAGGGAGCTAACCAATGCTTTTACAGCACTGTTAGCCTCCTCATCGGACATGGTACCTTCAAAGCTTCTGAATATCAACCTAAAACTCACACTTTTCTTGCCTTCCCCAACATCTGAGCCTGTGTAAATACTAAAAACTTTCACTTCTTCCAACTTCTCTTTGAGCATGTCCTTCATATGGAATATTAATTTATCCACAGGGGTGTCTTTGTCTATAACCAGTGAAAGGTCCCTTATGACTGGTGGAAACTTGGAGAAAGGTTTGTATCTTTTTTTACTTTCCTTAATAAGTGCCATTTTTAGCTCTCCAACAAACACATCGCCTTTTATACCAAGGATTTGAGTTATTCTGGGGTTTAGCTGTCCTAAAAAGCCGAATTTTTCACCCTTATGGAGAAGTTCCACCTGCAGTTTTGGATGTAAGAAGGAGTAAGAGGATAAGTTTGTTTCAAAACTAATGCCAAAAAGCCTACCCACATCAAGAAAGAGACTAAGAGCGTGATAGGGAGTGTAGTTTTCTTGTGGATAAAGCCTCTGAGTCCCTACAAGAAGAATGCCTAACCTATCTTCTTCTCTGTTAGAGAAATAAACTCTTCCTAACTCAAAAAGAGCCATATGGTAGTTATGCTGTCTTTGATTGTGCAAGCATGCCTTTATTAGAGAAGGTATAAGAGATGTTCTCATGTAGGCTTGGCTCTTTACGAGGGGATTGCTTATTTCTACACTGGGCTTTTCAATTCCCAAAAGCTCATACAAAGTTAAATCCTCAAAGGAGAAGGATATGACCTCAAAGAGTCCCCTGCTTTTGAGTAAGCACCTTACCTTGTCAAAGCGCTCATCTTTCTCAAAGGGCACGGACGGAAGTTTCATAACTTGGGCATCTAAACTGTCGTATCCTTTTATCCTTAGAACTTCTTCTATTATGTCTACATCTGTTTGTATGTCAAAGCTCCTGTGGGAAGGCACGTTAACTTCAATACCACATCTGAGAGGCTTGTTGGGAATGCACAGTCTGTTTAGTATGTCCGATACTTCCCTTCTGTCCATATGCTCACCAGCATACCTTCTGTACTTTTCTAAGCTCAAAAAGATGCTTTTGGGTTCGTAAGGTACAGGATACACATCTCTTAGGGCAACTAACTTGCCTCCTGCTATATCAAGGATAAGCTCTATGGCTTTATCCTGATACCTTTTTACACCCTCTATGTCTATGCTTCTTTCAAACCTGTAGGAGCTGTCTGTTTGAACGCTTAGTAATTTAGAAGACTTTCTTATCCTGTAAGGCTCAAAGTAAGCAGACTCTAAGAGGATTCTTTTGGTCTTACTGCTTACTGCGGTATTTTCAAGACCTATTACTCCCGCTATGGCTATAGCCTTCTCTTCATCCGCTATGACCAGGTTCTCCTCTGTGAGTTCCTTCTGAGTACCCATAAGTGTAAGTACCTTCTCACCCTGCCTTGCTTTCCTTACCCTTATACCGCCTTTTAGGGTATCTGCGTCAAAAGCGTGAAGAGGTTGTCCGTCGCGCAACATAATGTAGTTGGTTATATCCACTATGTTATTGATGGTTCTAAGACCGCATTGCCACAACCTTTTTCTTAACCAAAGAGGTGATGGTTTGACAGAAACACCTTCTATGAGAGCTCCTCTGTATCTTTTGCAGTCTGGGTCAAGTATCTGCACATCTATGTCTCCAAAGTCTTCAAAACTTACCGCCTTTTCCTCCTTTAGGTCTTTTCTAAATATGGCACACAGGTCTCTTGCCACCCCCCTTACACTAAGCATATCACCCCTGTTGGGAGTGATCTCTATCTCAAAGACATATTCACCAAAGCCAAGAAGGTCATAAGCGGATGTGCCGGGCTTAAAATCTTCCTGCACCTTAAGCACACCATCTGAATGGGACTCAAGCCCAAGCTCCTGTGTAGAAAGTAGCATACCTTCGGAAACAACACCATCAAAATCCCTCTTGCTTACGCACATGTTTCCAACTTTTGCATTAGGAAGTGCCACAATAACACCGTCTCCTGCTTTTACGCTTTTGTCTGCAGTGATCACCTTGGGATAGTAATGCCCACCTATGTCTATCTGGCAAACCACAAGGTTTTGTCTTGTTGGGTGTGGTCTTACATCAACTACTTTGCCAAAAACCACACCATCCATATCCACATGAAATTTATGTAGGCTTGTTTCCACACTTCTTAGAGTAAGCTCACGAGCTATGTCCTCTGGAGGAATGTCGCTTATGTCTATGAACTCAGAGAGCCAAGTGTAAGGGAATCTCATATAAACATTATAGTATAATGCTACTATGCACGGATACTTTGGAAAGTTTGGTGGTAGGTTCGTTCCAGAAACCCTCATGTACGCTCTTGAGGAGCTTGAAAGTCAATACGAAGAGATAAAGTCAGATAAGAGCTTTTGGGAAGAGCTAAACTATTACCTCAGGACTTACGCAGGCAGACCTACACCCTTATACTTTGCTAAAAACCTAACTGAATATGCAGGTGGCGCCAAGATATACATAAAGAGGGAGGACCTTTTGCACACGGGTGCTCACAAGATAAACAACACCTTAGGACAAGCTTTACTTACCAAAAGGATGGGCAAAAGGAGAGTGATAGCGGAAACGGGAGCTGGTCAGCACGGTGTGGCTACCGCCACCGCCTGCGCTCTTTTGGGACTTGACTGCACCGTTTATATGGGAGAAGAGGATGCAAAGAGACAAGAACTCAATGTCTTTAGAATGAAGCTCTTGGGTGCAAAAGTTCAAGTGGTAAAAAGTGGAAGTAAAACCCTAAAAGATGCCATAAACGAAGCTCTAAGAGACTGGGTTTCCCATGTGGAGACTACACATTACATAATAGGTTCTGTAGTGGGACCTCATCCTTTTCCTACCATAGTGAGAGACTTTCAGAAAGTAATAGGTGAGGAGGCAAAAGAGCAAATACTTAAGGCAGAAGGTAGGCTACCTGATGTGGTGATTGCATGCGTAGGGGGAGGTTCAAACGCTATGGGGATATTCTACCCTTTTGTTGAAGATACAGAAGTTAGATTAATAGGTGTGGAAGCTGGAGGATTGGGGCTGAGCAGTGGCAAACATGCTGCTTCAATAAATGGTGGAAGCGTAGGAGTTCTTCACGGTATGAAGTCTTACTTTCTGCAAGATGAAGAAGGACAGATCATGCCTACACATTCTGTATCTGCAGGTCTTGATTATCCGGGTGTTGGTCCAGAACATGCCTACCTTTTTGAGACCAAAAGGGCTCAGTATGTGTATGCCACTGACGAAGAAGCCTTAGAAGGTTTTAAGCTCCTCTCCAAGCTTGAAGGTATAATACCTGCCTTAGAGCCTGCTCACGCAGTATTGAAAGCGGTTCAAGTTGCCAAAGAGTTAGGTAAAGACGGTATTGTGCTTTTGAACCTCTCAGGAAGAGGAGACAAAGATATGTATCATGTTATGAATTTGCTCAAAAGATCTCCAAGCGAAGAGGACTAAGGCTTCTAATCTTTTTTAGCACCTCTCCCATGCGTGCGCTGTTCACCTTCAAAAGCGCATCTATTCCTCGTTTAGTCTTTCTGTATCTTCCTTTGACACCTAAACTTTCCAAAGACTTTCTTACATCTTTGGAAAAACTCGCCAAGATTATTTTTGAGAAAGGTGGCAAATTCTCTTCCTTTCTGCGTTCCCATTCCTTATCCAAGTAGTTTTCCCAATGGTTTCTTTTGATGTCCTCAAGTATGCTATGTTCAGCAAATAAAGTTTGTATCAAAAGCTTTTCTTTTGCCAAGGCTCTTGCCCTCCACACATACCTATAGAAGTTTTCTTCCGCATTGAAAAAGGGCACAGAAAGAAGGTTATCCGCACTTACTACCACCACAAGATGGTAAAAACCAGACAGAGTGGGATAAGTGCTAAAAGTAAAGTTTTCTCTAAGACCAAACAGGTTTTCCACCTCTTCCATCACTCTATCTATTCCAAAGCTTGAGCTTTCCACCACTCCACCACATTCGGGACACACCACCTCACTCTTAAAATTGCAGTTGGTACATACGAGTTGTTCATCATCTTTGTAAAGTGTCAAAAAGGTCTCACATACAGGACACATGCAAAGGCTCTGACATCTGGGACAGTAAGCGTAGCTGTATCCCTTTTTGTTAACTAAAAAAAGCACTTTCTTGTCAAGGAAATCCTCTAAGACCTTTAAAGTGTCCGCAGAGAATATCTCTTTTCCCTGTCTTTTTACCACCTGCACTTGTACATCTGATAAATACCGCTCCATCTGAATTCTTCCGGATTTTACCAGATGATAAGTCTGTATATCCATAGCGGGCGTGCATATGACAAAGGATGCACCCAGAT
Above is a genomic segment from Hydrogenobacter hydrogenophilus containing:
- the trpB gene encoding tryptophan synthase subunit beta — encoded protein: MHGYFGKFGGRFVPETLMYALEELESQYEEIKSDKSFWEELNYYLRTYAGRPTPLYFAKNLTEYAGGAKIYIKREDLLHTGAHKINNTLGQALLTKRMGKRRVIAETGAGQHGVATATACALLGLDCTVYMGEEDAKRQELNVFRMKLLGAKVQVVKSGSKTLKDAINEALRDWVSHVETTHYIIGSVVGPHPFPTIVRDFQKVIGEEAKEQILKAEGRLPDVVIACVGGGSNAMGIFYPFVEDTEVRLIGVEAGGLGLSSGKHAASINGGSVGVLHGMKSYFLQDEEGQIMPTHSVSAGLDYPGVGPEHAYLFETKRAQYVYATDEEALEGFKLLSKLEGIIPALEPAHAVLKAVQVAKELGKDGIVLLNLSGRGDKDMYHVMNLLKRSPSEED